The nucleotide window ATGTCCCGGTGGGCGACAGGTTTCCCATTCTGCTGTAACGCGGCTGGCTCGTGTCCTACAGAAATCCTACCCCGTCACTGATAAAAACTGCGGATCGACAGTTTcgtcgtacaaaattcaactATAGCGTGCGCTGACGAATGCTCTTATTAACTGGCGCGATTGATGAAGAAAAGTAGCCTCTAAAGCAGGCTCATCGATGCGTTTTGATAGTGCTGACTAACCGTGTTATGATGGCACGCGTTTCCTTTCGCCGGCCGATTCAATCAAGGCTAAGGGAGAGCCATTCTTATTTGCAGCTTCAGGTATCACGTGGTGTCCAACGGCTGGATTCGCCATCAAATATGTATTGCTGTCGATTTTTTCAAGCACGTCTGGTGGAAGTTTTGCCACACAAACTGCAACAAGTCAAGTAAAAACGTAATACCCATCCAAAACCGGACCACATCGATATCACAAACTACAGACTACACGAAAAACACCCGGTGCAAACATAGACCATTCCTAAAGAATCACTCCCCTACAATAATGGGACATTCCAAAACTAAACTCGCTGAGTCATTTCGGGGATCGAGACGACATTTTTGTTTTGGTCATAAAGATGACTCAGCGTTTTACACTTTTTAATTGCCAACTTTTAGCAATGGGTTGTAGAGCTTATTGAGTTGTTGTCTCTCAAGAAACATAAAACGACTGAAATATTTTAAGCAGAATGATAATCTTTACTGCAATTTAGCATTAAGTGGAAGCTAGCAACCAAATACTTTGATGGACACACGACAACAAGGGAGCCCTGATTATTAATCATACTCTCTCCCATATTGTCACGCATCTTGGTGAGTCGGTACCAGCCTGTTCTCGGTACACTAAGCTCCGCCTACTTGTAAAGTAAGGCATGTCCAGACCTGTGCACGCATTCCCCAAAATATTGTTGAGCACTCCGGCTTCGAACACGACCGTGCCGGGTAGGCCCAGTACACAGCAGCCATCTAGATtcaacccccacccccctcccttcGGAAAACCAATCATGGCGACCGGCTTGCTTTTATTTGTATGCCTGCTGTCCATCGGTCCCCTTCAGATTGCCGCCATAGAAGAGTGCCCCGGATCGGACGGTTTCAGGTGTACAATTGGTGGAGAATGTGTCCCTTCAGCGTACCATTGTGACGGTCGGGAGGACTGTGAGGACGGGTCAGATGAAAGAGATTGCTGGAGCGAAGAGTGTCCCAATCCCGACGATTTCAGGTGCGAAAGTAACGGAGCTTGTGTTTATTCATGGCAGCTTTGTAACGGTGTCGATGAATGTCCAGACAGCTCAGATGAGAAAGATTGCTCAAGCGAAGGGTGTTCAGAAACCGATTTCAGGTGTGAAGATAGTGGAGCATGTGTCCCTTCAGAGTGGCGATGTGACGGTGTTGACGACTGTCCAGATAGCTCAGATGAGGAAGGTTGCACTGGCGAAGGTCTAGAGTGTTCCCTGATAGATTTCAGGTGTGAAAGTAGTGGAGCATGTGTCCCTTCAGAGCGGCGATGTGACGGTGTTGACGACTGTCCAGATAGCTCAGATGAGGAAGGTTGCACTGGCGAAGGTCTAGAGTGTTCCCTGATAGATTTCAGGTGTGAAAGTAGTGGAGAATGTGTCTCTTCATGGACGCGTTGTGACGGTGTTGACGACTGTGATGATGGCTCAGATGAGGAAGGTTGCACAGGCGAAGGCCTAGAGTGTTCCGAAACCGATTTCAGGTGTGAAAGTGGTGGAGAATGTGTCTCTTCAGAGTGGCGATGTGACGATTTTGTAGATTGTTCCGACAGCTCAGATGAAGAAGGTTGCACGGGCGAAGGTCTAGAGTGTTCCGAAACTGATTTCAGGTGTGAAGATAGTGGAGCATGTGTCCCTTCAGAGTGGCGATGTGACGGTGTTGACGACTGTGATGATAGCTCAGATGAGGAAGGTTGCACAGGTGAAGGTCTAGAGTGTTCCGAAACCGATTTCAGGTGCGAAGGTAATGGAGCATGTGTCATTTCAGAGTGGCGATGTGACGGTTTTGACGACTGTGAAGATAGCTCAGATGAGGAAGGTTGTACAGGCGAAGGTCTGGAGTGTTCCGAAACCGATTTCAGGTGTGAAGATAGTGGAGCATGTGTCATTTCAGAGTGGCGATGTGACGGTGTTGACGACTGTGATGATAGCTCAGATGAGGAAGGTTGCACAGGCGAAAGTCTGGAGTGTTCCGAAACCGATTTCAGGTGTGAAGATAGTGGAGCATGTGTCATTTCAGAGTGGCGATGTGACGGTTTTGACGACTGTGAAGATAGCTCAGATGAGGAAGGTTGTACAGGCGAAGGTCTGGAGTGTTCCGAAACCGATTTCAGGTGTGAAGATAGTGGAGCATGTGTCATTTCAGAGTGGCGATGTGACGGTGTTGACGACTGTCCAGATAGCTCAGATGAGGAAGGTTGCACTGGCGAAGGTCTAGAGTGTTCCCTGATAGATTTCAGGTGTGAAAGTAGTGGAGAATGTGTCTCTTCATGGACGCGTTGTGACGGTGTTGACGACTGTGATGATGGCTCAGATGAGGAAGGTTGCACAGGCGAAGGCCTAGAGTGTTCCGAAACCGATTTCAGGTGTGAAAGTGGTGGAGAATGTGTCTCTTCAGAGTGGCGATGTGACGATTTTGTAGATTGTTCCGACAGCTCAGATGAAGAAGGTTGCACGGGCGAAGGTCTAGAGTGTTCCGAAACCGATTTCAGGTGCGAAGGTAGTGGAGCATGTGTCATTTCAGAGTGGCGATGTGACGGTGTTGACGACTGTGATGATAGCTCAGATGAGGAAGGTTGCACAGGTGAAGGTCTAGAGTGTTCCGAAGCCGATTTCAGGTGTGAAGATAGTGGAGAATGTGTCATTTCAGAGTGGCGATGTGACGGTGTTGACGACTGTCCAGATAGCTCAGATGAGGAAGGTTGCACAGGCGAAGGTCTAGAGTGTTCCCAAACCGATTTCAGGTGTGAAAGTGGTGGAGAATGTGTCCCTTCAGCGTACCATTGTGACGGTTTTGACGACTGTCCAGATAGTTCAGATGAGGAAGGTTGCACAGCCGAAGATCTAGAGTGTCCCTCGCCCGACGATTTCAGGTGTGAAAGTAGTGGAGAATGTGTCCCTTCTAGGAAGCGTTGTGACCATGTTTTAGACTGTGATGATGACTCAGATGAGGAAGATTGCTGGAGCGAAGGGTGTTCCCCATACGAGTTCACGTGTGAAGATGGTGGAGAATGTGTCGATTCAATGTGGCGATGCGACGATGCTGTAGACTGTGAGGACGGCTCAGATGAAAAAGACTGCTGGAGCGAAGAGTGTCCTAACCCCGACGATTTCAGGTGTGAAAGTAGCGGAGCTTGTGTTACTTCGTGGAGCCATTGTGACGGTTGGGGGGACTGTCAAGATGCTTCAGATGAAAAAGATTGCTGGAACAGAGAGTGTCCTAACCCCGACGATTTTAGGTGTGAAAGTAGCGGagtttgttttctgtcatggTGGCAGTGTGACGGTTTGGCTCATTGTGAAGACGAGTCGGATGAGAAAGACTGCTGGAGCAGAGACTGTCCCGAATCTGACTATTTAAGGTGTGAGAGTAGCGGAGGTTGTGTTGCTCCATTGCACCAGTGTGACGGCGCTAATAACTGTGAAGACGGCTCAGATGAGAAAGATTGCGCAGGCAAACCGTGCCCCATTCCCGACGACCAGTTCAGGTGTAAAAGTACTGCAGAATGCGTCCCTGCGACGATTTGTGACCGTATTGATGACTGTttagacggttcagatgaggaggAGGATTGCTGGAGCAGAGAGTGTCCTAGCTCCGACAGCTTTAGGTGTGAAAGTGGAGGAGAATGTTTAGATTCATGGCTTCATTGTGACGGTTCGGAGGACTGCGAGGGCGGTTCAGATGAAAAGGATTGCTGGAACAAAGAGTGTCCCAACTACGACGATTTCAGGTGCGAAAGTAACGGAGGATGTGTTGAATCATGGTACCTATGTGACAATCATGCCAACTGTGAAGATGGCTCAGATGAGGAAGACTGCTTGAGCGAAGAGTGCGATCCCGAATATGATATCAGCTGTGACGGTATTTGTTTGGATGAGTATCTGCACCACTGTGACGGTGAAGAGGACTGCTCAGACGGATCAGACGAGGACGATTGCTGGAGTCAAGAGTGTCGCGATCCCGACGATTTCAGGTGTGAAAGTAACGGATTCTGTATGTCCACGCAGTTCCAATGCGACAGTAACGACGATTGTCGcgacggttcagatgagaaGTATTGCACGGCGGAACATTGTCCATTGCCCAACCATTTCTGTGAATACGGTTTCTGCATCCCCGACACGAAGCGCTGCGATGGCGTCGGCGACTGTCAGGACGATTCCGATGAGACTGACTGCGGTAAGCTCACCTTCtcatatttatctattggttcggcatgttgccagggttacccaactagccagaggctattactaagggcgaacccatgtgctgccgactgtaggtttttggacaatcgcacaccggggcatgcccctactctttttcgaaaggtgtggtgggttcttttacgtgcgcggggtgtggctctccccaaacacgggacctccatttaacgtcctgtccgagggacgtccctaaccctagatgagctaggtactcatttacacctgagtgaagtgaggaaagtcgtgttaagtgcctttcccaagagcataACGTCAGGGCGAAAGtttggacatgtctctgggcacaacccgggattagatctcGGGTCCCATTGTTAGTCATAGTCTTAatcttgttcttgttctttATACTGAACAACACGCATTATGATTTGgttccatttccaatccggggtcctgtcgggcagcttgtgggaacgaaaataAAGAGACAACAGTCACTGCAAAATTACCTTTATCTGGTTGCTTTCCTTGGTTACATTTTTTCAAACCTGAGAGTAACGTTACAATTTGAAGTTATTGTCTGTCACACGCATGAAAATAGACAGATAGTGATAGGggaatgaaatactagtagatagatagatagatagatagatcgatagataaatagatagataaatagatagatagatagatagatagatagataggtagatagatagatagatagatagatagatagatagatagatagatagatagatagatagatagatagatagatagatagatagatagatagatagatagatagatagataaatagatgtcAAATTTCCCGACCTTGTCACTGCAACATGCTCTCCCCAGGACCTTACCATTGCACATTTTTATGTTGCCTACCTTACTGTATTTTAGAACCAATCAAAATACTTTGCATATCAGCGCCAGGTCTCAACTTACAGGGGAGTActgaaaagtgtcggattaagtTTGCGTCGGTTTAAGGTTCAGTGAcgttagatagatagatagatagattgtaCCAACAGCATTGTCACACATCTCTGTGCTGTATACATAAAATTCTGTATGCTCGATATCAGAATAAATAATTCAACCGTAAATACCTTAACAACTCGCATACTTCGGTGGCCAGGTTTACTTTTTATGTTTCTTTTGTCTGACAAAAACAAATGTTAGAGACGAAGAACCAACTTTCAAAAAACATGCTTAGATTTAGAGCTTACCATTTTTCATCCCTTTGTAAATGATAATGTTGTGTTTGCACTCTTAGCCTTTAAAGGGGCATATgttgacatgaacataaaacaaaattctttgtttttgattatttttctacatcattagttgaatctaccttattacactgcacagcaatattcaccACGTAcagatgcgactttgtagtgtcgtgcgaacgtcttgaaaaaaatcatatacgcaatccccaccgccgcttgaattggccgccatcttgtccaacattccgacgaaccaccgaacacgcgatcgaacgcccgacgttctgaagtttgttcacttgtggtgattttcctgtgacgctcgaactccgaccataacggtcgattcggatttttcgtagcgttctacgctggcttatctgcatattaacttgcgggacgcaactCAATATGTAGataaaccagattttacacgttttgcgtttttcgtcgtttatcaatggtggaaatgtgacaaaatggcgggaatatgttggaaataagtaacaaataagttacaaatgtgaatcttagtgtagacctttcaaattcttactatttgtagtttttctacaatatgcccctttaacatCAAACCAAGGTTAGTGTTTGTTCATGGCTCACTGGTATGGTAGGGATAGTATGTCCAATGCGCATCAAACGTGCCTGCGGTGAGCAAAAGTTTCGAACGTTCTATATTTTCGAACGTTCTGTATGTTCGAACGTTCTATGTGTTCGAACGTTCTATATGCTCGAACGTTCTATATGTTCGAACGTTCTACATGTTCGAACATTCTATG belongs to Branchiostoma lanceolatum isolate klBraLanc5 chromosome 15, klBraLanc5.hap2, whole genome shotgun sequence and includes:
- the LOC136421001 gene encoding prolow-density lipoprotein receptor-related protein 1-like, with the translated sequence MATGLLLFVCLLSIGPLQIAAIEECPGSDGFRCTIGGECVPSAYHCDGREDCEDGSDERDCWSEECPNPDDFRCESNGACVYSWQLCNGVDECPDSSDEKDCSSEGCSETDFRCEDSGACVPSEWRCDGVDDCPDSSDEEGCTGEGLECSLIDFRCESSGACVPSERRCDGVDDCPDSSDEEGCTGEGLECSLIDFRCESSGECVSSWTRCDGVDDCDDGSDEEGCTGEGLECSETDFRCESGGECVSSEWRCDDFVDCSDSSDEEGCTGEGLECSETDFRCEDSGACVPSEWRCDGVDDCDDSSDEEGCTGEGLECSETDFRCEGNGACVISEWRCDGFDDCEDSSDEEGCTGEGLECSETDFRCEDSGACVISEWRCDGVDDCDDSSDEEGCTGESLECSETDFRCEDSGACVISEWRCDGFDDCEDSSDEEGCTGEGLECSETDFRCEDSGACVISEWRCDGVDDCPDSSDEEGCTGEGLECSLIDFRCESSGECVSSWTRCDGVDDCDDGSDEEGCTGEGLECSETDFRCESGGECVSSEWRCDDFVDCSDSSDEEGCTGEGLECSETDFRCEGSGACVISEWRCDGVDDCDDSSDEEGCTGEGLECSEADFRCEDSGECVISEWRCDGVDDCPDSSDEEGCTGEGLECSQTDFRCESGGECVPSAYHCDGFDDCPDSSDEEGCTAEDLECPSPDDFRCESSGECVPSRKRCDHVLDCDDDSDEEDCWSEGCSPYEFTCEDGGECVDSMWRCDDAVDCEDGSDEKDCWSEECPNPDDFRCESSGACVTSWSHCDGWGDCQDASDEKDCWNRECPNPDDFRCESSGVCFLSWWQCDGLAHCEDESDEKDCWSRDCPESDYLRCESSGGCVAPLHQCDGANNCEDGSDEKDCAGKPCPIPDDQFRCKSTAECVPATICDRIDDCLDGSDEEEDCWSRECPSSDSFRCESGGECLDSWLHCDGSEDCEGGSDEKDCWNKECPNYDDFRCESNGGCVESWYLCDNHANCEDGSDEEDCLSEECDPEYDISCDGICLDEYLHHCDGEEDCSDGSDEDDCWSQECRDPDDFRCESNGFCMSTQFQCDSNDDCRDGSDEKYCTAEHCPLPNHFCEYGFCIPDTKRCDGVGDCQDDSDETDCVCTRADFRCEDSGKCVAPSGVCDGATDCDDASDETLCQSCAEKGLWRCKSGECINNASVCDGDKDCSSGADEENCTAPCNGLQLECDGRCLPKYRACDGLEDCSNGEDEINCTGCAKQFHCANGSCLLESQLCDNLTDCSGGEDEDDCGVVPPPGFPLGLASRYIPDVSITASSEYKSEFVPSQARHTSEFAPSQARHTSEFAPSQARHTPPTAPGYCWVPSSTVDQWLQVYFGKTTDITGVVISGGGSNWDLGSWVTSFTLAFSMDGASWAPYEGSSNNEQVFQGNRDRYNKVSRPLPAPVTSRYIRLYPTGYEGWVAIVMEVYVTNG